From Medicago truncatula cultivar Jemalong A17 chromosome 7, MtrunA17r5.0-ANR, whole genome shotgun sequence, a single genomic window includes:
- the LOC11425680 gene encoding calmodulin isoform X1, with amino-acid sequence MSDCLREEQIGEFLEAFSLLDKDRDGCITIEELGTAIRSLDENPTLEVLQIMMNEVDTDRNGTIEFREFLNLMARKLKESEAEEEFKEAFRVFDKDKDGYISPSELRSVLSTIGEKVTDEELEQMIKTADLDGDGLVDYQEFVRMMLTV; translated from the exons ATGAGCGACTGCCTGAGGGAAGAGCAGATTGGTGAGTTTCTGGAAGCCTTTTCTCTTCTTGATAAAGATAGAGATG gtTGCATAACCATTGAAGAATTAGGCACTGCAATCAGATCATTAGATGAAAATCCTACGTTGGAGGTGTTGCAAATTATGATGAATGAAGTTGATACAGACAGAAATGGAACCATAGAATTCCGGGAATTCTTGAATCTCATGGCAAGGAAACTGAAG GAAAGTGAAGCGGAAGAGGAATTTAAGGAAGCTTTCAGGGTGTTCGACAAAGATAAAGATGGTTACATATCACCCAGTGAG TTGAGGTCAGTATTGAGTACCATCGGAGAAAAGGTGACAGACGAAGAACTGGAGCAGATGATCAAAACGGCTGATCTGGATGGTGACGGCCTCGTTGATTATCAAGAGTTCGTCAGGATGATGTTGACTGTTTAA
- the LOC11425680 gene encoding calmodulin-2/4 isoform X2, producing MSDCLREEQIGCITIEELGTAIRSLDENPTLEVLQIMMNEVDTDRNGTIEFREFLNLMARKLKESEAEEEFKEAFRVFDKDKDGYISPSELRSVLSTIGEKVTDEELEQMIKTADLDGDGLVDYQEFVRMMLTV from the exons ATGAGCGACTGCCTGAGGGAAGAGCAGATTG gtTGCATAACCATTGAAGAATTAGGCACTGCAATCAGATCATTAGATGAAAATCCTACGTTGGAGGTGTTGCAAATTATGATGAATGAAGTTGATACAGACAGAAATGGAACCATAGAATTCCGGGAATTCTTGAATCTCATGGCAAGGAAACTGAAG GAAAGTGAAGCGGAAGAGGAATTTAAGGAAGCTTTCAGGGTGTTCGACAAAGATAAAGATGGTTACATATCACCCAGTGAG TTGAGGTCAGTATTGAGTACCATCGGAGAAAAGGTGACAGACGAAGAACTGGAGCAGATGATCAAAACGGCTGATCTGGATGGTGACGGCCTCGTTGATTATCAAGAGTTCGTCAGGATGATGTTGACTGTTTAA